Genomic segment of Anopheles darlingi chromosome X, idAnoDarlMG_H_01, whole genome shotgun sequence:
GCTGGATGTCAAATTGCTTCACGCGCGTACCGCGCGATGGCCTGCGTGCTCGAATTATGTCTGTATTACAAtttggagagagaaagagagagacaagagagagagaaacgaaatcCGAACTGCGTAAAACCCTAGCAACGCCGTGGTTGTAAATACTGTTAATACTATtcacgagagaagaagaagatttaTTTGTTAAATGAAACGCGCTCGTATCCGGCCCTGCCCCGGGCCGGAATTCCTGTAGTGTGAACGGAGCCTGCCGCGCGTATTTCGTGCAGTTTTGCGGCGCGTATTTCATGCAGTTTTGACGCGGGGTAACGCGCGGTAACGGCCTGCAGCAGACCACTCGAAACGCACGCGTACGGGACGCATGCGCGCCCTGTGTCACACTACTGTCTGGTGTTTTTGCGTGTGCCCGCGGTCCCGACCGATGGGGCGACCGATATATGgcacaccatccaccaccaccatccaccagatGACTGTTTTCGAACCACACGGCGCGAGGGGGATGGGTATTTTCACGCCCAACGCAGCCTCTACACCAGCTACACTGGTGTGACGACGAGCAAGTGGGCACACAAACTGAGGTCGGACTTGCCAGGACCTTCTGCCGGAGGATCTTAGTAACCGTCGCCGAGTCCGAGTGGAGTGTGTTCAAAAAATTCAAGTAGTTCGCGGTCGCGCCGCAcacgggaaaaggggaagaaggaagggatATGAGGCACTGGTGCAGCGGTACTGGTTTCGTTTGGTAATTCGGCACGCGGATAAAACAGCGCAAAAGTAGTGCCAGCTAGTAGTGTGTAGGTGGTAGTTGCTTCGAACGCTCTCGCCCcggtttgttttagttttgggCATCCGCGGCGCCACGGAGGAGGATACGGACCCGGCACGGTGGCCAGCCGGGCCGTACTCGACAACCAGTGTACCCGTAGGGCGGGTAGTGCTACTTGGTACGTGGTACGGCACTATGGCGTACCATCCGGCGAACAAGCCGACGACGAGTGCCGAAGAGTGGTTCTAAATCCTCTGGGGGTTTCTTGGGGCACCGAATGCATGCATCGAAACTTCACAAAAAGGTAAACGCCTTACCGGAAGCAGTGGCACAACACAGGCGTGGGGGAGGGTGCGCTATAATAGTATACATTTATTTGGGGGTGCGGGTGGTGTCGCTCATGCCGCTCTACGCCCTGCTTCGCTGAGACATCAACAGTGCGCAGTAGGGAGCAGTTGTCAAGAGGTGAAATTCAAGACATAGAAAAAGGCTTCGCTTTCTTGGCGATGCTCCTCGCTGTGTTAGTAGAGCTAGTAGAATGGCTGCTACTTGATGtggttgtgcgtgcgtgtgtacctgtctttgtgtgtgtgtttttgtgtaagtgtgcatgtgcgtgtgttttgtcgAAGCAAGTTTCAGCGGCGACGAGTAGACGAGAGGAATGTCCTGCAAAAATGGCCGAGGGGGATTGTATTGTTCGACTGAATTCTAGAACGAAGTTCTTGGTGGTTGTGTCGGGTGGAAGGGGAACGCTATCCGCAAAGGTCACAAATTAGGCTCGGCCAAAAGGGGGTTGCACGGTACGGTACTGGGGTCGGTATCGACTTATCAAACCGCCGACTCCGCCGAGGTTCCCCCGTTTTATTGGCCAGTCCATTGCGctaccttttccttttgcccaGAGGGAGTTCCGTGACCAAAGGATCGATTTATAGTTGTTGCCATGGGCTCCCCTCCCCATACGCTTATCGCCATCTTTGCCATCGTTCCAGGGCGCCAGAGTCGcggatggtgaaggtgaacgGAGCCGCGATTGAATGAAGTAGTAACCGTCGGCGTGTCGGCAGAAGACGACGGCAAGAGGACAACACGAACCGCGAACCTAACAAACCAGCGCCAGTTGTCAGCTACGCAACAGGATATAcacgccatacacacacacacacacacgcacgtgcgcGCATACTGTGAGAGTGCTCTATCGGAAGCGGAAGACGATCGGAACATTGGAAGTGCTGCGTTACGCTGAAGCCAAGGTGAATCATTTGGTCCTGCcatatcctcctcctcgtcctccttgtGCTGCCTTTTGTACCAAGTGGATGCTCTTCTTTTTCCCGCACTTGACAGGGTTGCGATTATGACCCTttgggtgcagcagcagcagcagcagcagtgggcaAGGGCAGCACAGTGTGAAGGTGGTTGCAGCAACCCCCCTGGCAGCAAGGCTGGCCGGGAGACCGGAAGCAGCCAGCAGACAAGCGGTCGGTGCTAAGCGCGATGGTGCTGAGCACGGAATGGGCCCAGGTAGAGATCATCGACCTGGTCAACGACGGTAACGGGCTCGGTTTCATGCTGGTCGGTGGCCGGAGCACGGGTGTCGTGATCAAGGCGCTGATACCGGGTTCGGTCGCGGAGCGGGACGGTCGGCTGCAGAGCGGTGACCATGTGCTGCAGATCGGTGACGTCAATTTGCGTGGCTTCAGCTCGGAGCAGGTGGCGACCGTACTGCGGCAGTCCGGCCAGCAGGTGCGCCTGATTGTGGCCCGCCCGGTCGAGCCGACCTCGCCCGACTATCAGGCCCTCGCCAGCCATGCCCCAATCATCCCGACCAAGCTGCTAACCGACCCGGACGAGCTCGACCGGACGCTCCTGCAGACGGCTGGCTACACGTCCGGTGCGTTCCTGCAGCCGGCCGTTGGTGGGGCGGCCACGGTCGGGGCCATCGAGCCGCCATCCGCGAGACGGCTCTGCCAGACGCACATAGAAGTGGTGgccgtcaacaacaacaacaacagcaacaaccacaacaaccacaacaacagcaacggtgctACACTGTTGGCCAGCGGGTTCGACGGTCTGGGCGGTGGCCTCGAGGCAGTCACCGTACCGACGGTACACGGTACACACGCTCTCACGGCCACCCAGCTCGGTTGCGCGCTACCGGCAATGCCAACGCCCGCCTCGACCGCCCGGGACGTGGCGACGGACGGGCAGCGGTGCAGCCTGGCATCCGTCCTCATCGCAAGCGCAAGCCGGGAACTCATCGAACCGGCCGATCCGGCAGAAACACGACTGATGACGGCGGAGGAGATGATGGTCGgtttgttgcagcaacagcagcagcagcagcagcagcagcaggcgaacAGCGAACCACCGGAAacgcccgaaaccgaaacgtaCGAGGTGGAGCTGCGGAAGAACGTGTACGGGCTCGGCATCACGGTGGCCGGTTACGTGTGCGAAGAGGAGGACCTGTCCGGTATCTTTGTGAAGAGCATCATCGAGGGAAGCGCGGCCGAGATGAGTGGCCGGATCGCGATCAACGATCGCATCGTCGCGGTCGATGGCCGGTCGCTGGCGGGTGTCTCCAACCACCAGGCGGTCGAGATCCTGCGCAACACCGACATCGCGGTCCGGTTGATGCTGGAACGGTTCCTGCGTGGCCGGAAGTACGAGCATCTGCAGGTAGCGCTGATCGATCCCATCACTCCCCACAGCAATGGCGGTAGCTGCCTCGGTggtggacagcagcaacagcagcagcagcagcagcagcagcagcagcaacagccgcagccAGCATCGGTGCATGGAGAGATGGTGCAGATGAAGGGGCACCGGACCGCCACCGGTAGCACTACCGCCAGCGTCAACGTTGCAGCAACGCAGCTGCACCATCACAGCTCGTTCGGTTCCGGGGGGGGACTGGGCCTGCTGCAGTTCGGGGGCGACGGGGTAGGGCTGGTGCAATCGcaatcacagcagcagctcatcctgGCGCACTGCCTTGCCTCCCAGTGCCCCTCGCAGTGTCAATCGCAACGCTGCTCCATCGTTCAATCGCCCTCGGTTACGACACTCTCGATCTGTCCGGCGCGCTCCGATGCCGACTCGATGGTGACGGAGTGCGGTGGCATCGAACCGGAGCTCGAATCCGGCACCACGTTCGACTCGAACGTCTTCACGCTCGGTGACAACGGTGCGGAACACTCGTACAGcgacgctgctgatgatgatgacgaggatgatgatgatgatgatgatggtggtgaggacCAAAACCAAGAGAACCATGGCCACGATAACGACGATGTCGATGACGTCGACGGGAACGaggacatcgacatcgatctCGGTGCCGACGATGTCAATGGTAATGACAATGGTAATGACGCGCCGTTGCCCGCTGCACCCACCGGTGCcccaaccacgacgacggtcgttgttggtggtgagtgTAGTGACCACAGCTGTGATACGGTGACGGTGCACCGTGGTGACGGTTCGAGCAGCCACGAGCAGCGAAGGGTGAGAGCGAACCCGGCGCGTCACGACACGGTGGTCGAACGCTGGTCCCGGGAGGTACCGCACAGCCAGATCGTGGTGGCCGATATCCGCAAGCTGGCCGGTCTCGGCATCAGCCTCGAGGGTACGGTCGAGGTGGAGGCTGGGGTTGAGGTGCGCCCGCACCACTACATCCGCTCGATCCTGGAGGATGGACCGGTCGGGCGGGACGGTTCGCTGAAGCCAGGcgacgagctgctgcaggtgaACGAGCACCGGCTGCAGGGTTTGCGGCACATCGAGGTGGTGAAGATACTGAAGGAGCTCCCGGTGCAGGTGCGCGTGATCTGTGCCCGCGGTAGCTCACCCCCGACCGTCATCAATACGTCACGGAACGCGGAAGCGTTCGAGGCCCGCAGTCTGCTGGCGGGCGGCCTCCAGAGCCTGCAGTGTCTGCAGGGCATCCTCACGAAGGCCCAATCGGAGAGCTCGCTCTACACGTCCAGCACCGCCACCCTCACCGACCAGCAGCGCTCGAAGTCGGTCGAGCAGGTGTCCGGGCTGGCACTCTGGACGAACGAGGTGCTGTACTGCGACATCGAGAAGACGGAGCGGGGCTTCGGGTTCTCCATCCTCGACTATCAGGATCCGCTCGACACGGACGGTACGGTGATCGTGGTCCGTGGCCTCATCCCCGGCGGGTCGGCCGAGGCGACCAACTTTATCTTTCCCGGCGATCGGCTCGTCTCGGTGAACGGCCAGAGCCTGCAGGGTGCGACGCTCGACCAGGCGGTCAGCACGCTCAAGGCGATACCGCTTGGGCCGGCCCGCATCGGTCTCTGCCGGCCGCTCTCCACCTCCGACAACAatctctcttcctcgcccGACACACCCACCACCTAACTGCTAGTGGGGTTAGGGACCCCTTAACAGTAGCTAGTAGGAGGAGGGGGTCagtctgttgctgctactgctgctgctgttgttgcttccagctttccctcttctccttcttctcttttctgcgGATTGCGGACAGAATTGTGGTGTCCGCAGTCCGAGACCTTACAGGAACATGttcctgctgtgctgtgctcggACGCGCTGCCGGCGAATGTCACAAGAAGCTGTTGTCCCGCTTGCCCGCTTGAACCACCATTGCCCGACCACCGAGTGCGCTGCGCTGGTAGTAACCAGCTTTTCAGCTTCATTCGCAGGCGCTGTACCGCTTCTCGCCGCCGCTTATGGGCACATGGCACATCGATATGttactccattttttttttggttttttaggCCACAAAACTCGTACCTTACATAGTAATGCTGCGCTGACTTGCCCACTAGTGGCCGCTGGCTCAGCaacaagcagtagcagcaatgcaAGCGCGCAATGACCGCATCCAAGTTCACACGACGGTCATAcgcggaagaggaagaaccccccccccccccccacccggccTCGGGCACAAAACCGCGTATCGAATGCACGCGCCCTGCCACGTTCGTTTGGGGTACTACTACTTAAGCTGCAAAACTCGTACTGTGAGCAACTCATTACATGCTAGTAGATAAATGCAATGTTACTTAGGTTAGcgccaacaacggcaacacTTTAGATAAGCTTGAGCGTAAGTtattttgttacttttttcgctctctagATGAAAACAATGATCAATGATATATACATAGTagatatatatatgtatagtGCACGGTAAAGTAGTGCGAATGTCGGCTAGCGTCGGCAGTATAGCGGGCAGCCGACGGTTACGGTTACGGTACGTGAACTGGTGTGTGGAACAACCTATCGCAGGCTGCTGCAGACTGCTGGCTGACGGAAATAAAGGGTGCATACTTATCACAATCATCTGAttgcttgcagcagcagcagcagcccagagAAGCCGCAAGAAGGTAGGGCAGAGTATAGTGCACCTAAACTGCAAACTAACAATAAAGTAAACCCAAACTCAAAGAACTAAATTAAATCGAAAGCGAATTAAAGtcggaaggaaaggaagtaaGGAACGGCAGGCTAAGGACGGCAGGCGTGCTGCACTGCACCTGGCGGACAGGCGGGCGGACGTGCGTAGGAGTTCGATTCCGTTCAGTAGTAGTGCGAGCAGTGCGTTGCGTGCAAGAATATCGAACCATTAGTAAAGTGATCAATGTAGCTCAAAATACTAATtactaaacaaacaacaagcaaagcaaaaacaaacaaagggaaacaaaaccaCTTAATAAACCGCATAACGGCATTAAAATCGAGATACGAAAGCTACTCACCCCggcccctctccctccctctctccctccctctccccctcctctgCCCTGCTGCACTGAACAACGCTCGGCTTCGATTCCACTGTTTTCaagtttcaatttgtttgctttcggttaatttaatttttaattcagTCGGTTAACGCTTCCCGGGGGGATTGGACTTGACTTAACTAGTGCTCTAGCccccgtccccccccccccctccccttccggtTCTGGGTCGCCTGGgtcaaagagagagcgagaaagggaaagagaaagagaaagagccaTCCTCCAGTGGTGCTGGACCAAAACGACATGCAGCCTGAGTCAACCAACTAGCAGCAACCCTTCAGAACCCTTAGGCTAAAAATTGCGTCCTGGAAAATAACGCTAGACTGTTAGGTGTGTCAAAAAactggagtgtgtgtgggaacAGGGGGACATTTGACCAACTACGTGCAGTGCCGGGCGCGCACGATTCACGACCACTTGCGCTTGCGTGTGCGTATGCGTGCCTGTAGTGGTAGTAATGTGCGGGAGCATCAACACATCAATCTTGTGATAAtcgtgtttttccttccttagTTGCCTTTTTGTGTTCACTGCGCTgcggagagcagcagcagcagaagcagcagcagttcacgCACCGCACAACAGCACCAATCAAGATCCAATCCACGAGTtgcacacaggacacacaggcacatagACTTACACTTACTCTCGGCTTGTAGGATCCCCACGTGTGGCCAGGCGACAGCGACGGAAGGCGCCTATAGCGCACTTGGATCCACCGCTGCACCGCTATCTGAATGCTATTGACATATCgtaaaatagagagagagagagagagagagagagagagagagagagagagagagagagagagagagagagagaaggagagagagagcagaatgGCTACCCTTTGTGCTAGCGAAATCACAGGAGCAAGGGACCTTTGATTTTCCTCTAAACGTATAATGTTAATAAAGGTAGCCGGAGGGATGAGAAAGTGGTTtcgggaggggaagggagggagataGCCAGGAAGACACGGAAAACGGTAGCAATTAATGTAGGGTAAAAGCCGTTGAAGCCTAGCATATCCTTAAGCCTAGCGTTCCGAGCGGAGCGACCTAGCTAACCACAATCCAATTCCCTAAAATGTTCCGGATCCAGGACCGACTGCCCTGGATCCCTTCTGGTacaagcccccccccccctaccaccccctccccctctgccAGATAGTGCGCACAAAACATGGACCAACCTAGTGGTAGTGAGTCCGtaaagtatgtgtgtgtgtgtgtgtgtgtgtgtgtgtgtgtgtgtgtgtgtacgtggtgTGCTACTGTGCACCACAGGGACAGGAGTTCGCATCGCAACTACTACTGCAATTATCAGGAACAGtgggggaagagaagaagaagagaaatcaATGAAACCCCGCATCTCGCATACCTACTacctacacacgcacacacacactcacacgaacacacacaaacacacacacacacacaccaccttaCACAAATCCCCGAACGATAACTCGATCGATTTCGTCAATCTCAATACGAAGCATAATAAATTGCGCAAATGATCAACTCAACTGTTTGCCAGTTGTTAGTGGAGCAGGAAGGCGTCATCCAATGGAAGGTACCGGAACCGAGCGGGGAGGTGTGTGGCGCGCATTTCTCGCAACAACATCCGAACATCCGattctgctacttctgctcTGAACTGAACCTGCTCAGGATAAGCTATATAAGCCTGCCTTTATTTACTTGCTACAGGGTTCGCAGTCTGCTAAGGCGTGGtgttctgctcctcctcctccagtcCTTCTGACAGGCCAACTGCCTCGAGTGCGGCACGGTAAAGCCGCTCGGCCAGCTGCTCGTCCTTCGCCAAAT
This window contains:
- the LOC125953243 gene encoding patj homolog, coding for MVLSTEWAQVEIIDLVNDGNGLGFMLVGGRSTGVVIKALIPGSVAERDGRLQSGDHVLQIGDVNLRGFSSEQVATVLRQSGQQVRLIVARPVEPTSPDYQALASHAPIIPTKLLTDPDELDRTLLQTAGYTSGAFLQPAVGGAATVGAIEPPSARRLCQTHIEVVAVNNNNNSNNHNNHNNSNGATLLASGEPPETPETETYEVELRKNVYGLGITVAGYVCEEEDLSGIFVKSIIEGSAAEMSGRIAINDRIVAVDGRSLAGVSNHQAVEILRNTDIAVRLMLERFLRGRKYEHLQVALIDPITPHSNGGSCLGGGQQQQQQQQQQQQQQQPQPASVHGEMVQMKGHRTATGSTTASVNVAATQLHHHSSFGSGGGLGLLQFGGDGVGLVQSQSQQQLILAHCLASQCPSQCQSQRCSIVQSPSVTTLSICPARSDADSMVTECGGIEPELESGTTFDSNVFTLGDNGAEHSYSDAADDDDEDDDDDDDGGEDQNQENHGHDNDDVDDVDGNEDIDIDLGADDVNGNDNGNDAPLPAAPTGAPTTTTVVVGGECSDHSCDTVTVHRGDGSSSHEQRRVRANPARHDTVVERWSREVPHSQIVVADIRKLAGLGISLEGTVEVEAGVEVRPHHYIRSILEDGPVGRDGSLKPGDELLQVNEHRLQGLRHIEVVKILKELPVQVRVICARGSSPPTVINTSRNAEAFEARSLLAGGLQSLQCLQGILTKAQSESSLYTSSTATLTDQQRSKSVEQVSGLALWTNEVLYCDIEKTERGFGFSILDYQDPLDTDGTVIVVRGLIPGGSAEATNFIFPGDRLVSVNGQSLQGATLDQAVSTLKAIPLGPARIGLCRPLSTSDNNLSSSPDTPTT